The Mycolicibacterium mageritense genome contains a region encoding:
- a CDS encoding chromate transporter, translating into MTTYLQLIGLFGMLSLLSIGGGNVVLPEMHLRAVNDRHWLTSSQFADLFSISQTAPGPSILIVSMVGYGAGLHVGGVPAAILGGVVATVAMVVPAATFVYIVTLFWQKAEKSRLRRAVEKGFAPLTVGLILATSVVMSRAADHDWRAYLLTAVCTAIFVFSKVNPLIVVAAAGVIGYFGFI; encoded by the coding sequence GTGACCACCTACCTGCAGCTCATCGGGCTTTTCGGGATGCTGTCGCTGCTGTCGATCGGTGGCGGCAACGTGGTGCTGCCGGAGATGCACCTGCGCGCGGTCAACGACAGGCACTGGCTGACCAGCAGCCAGTTCGCCGACCTGTTCTCGATCTCGCAGACCGCGCCGGGCCCGAGCATCCTGATCGTGTCGATGGTCGGCTACGGGGCAGGCCTGCATGTCGGCGGCGTGCCTGCGGCGATTCTCGGCGGCGTGGTGGCCACGGTCGCGATGGTGGTGCCCGCCGCGACGTTCGTCTACATCGTGACGCTGTTCTGGCAGAAGGCCGAGAAGTCGCGGCTGCGCCGTGCGGTCGAGAAGGGCTTCGCGCCGTTGACGGTCGGGCTGATCCTGGCCACCTCAGTGGTGATGAGCCGCGCCGCGGACCACGACTGGCGGGCCTACCTGCTGACCGCGGTGTGCACAGCCATCTTCGTGTTCTCCAAGGTCAACCCCCTGATCGTGGTCGCCGCGGCGGGGGTGATCGGCTACTTCGGTTTCATTTGA
- a CDS encoding chromate transporter, producing MSEQQVERVSLLELAWTFNHIALASFGGGLSAWSREVLVVEKGWLGEAEFLSAMTMCRILPGANQVNMAVFAGTKMRGLPGAVAAVFGLCLMPLVIVLVMSFFYFRFKEVPAVKGVLHGASAAAVALTVAMVIKTGRQCLTGLVPVLLFAGAFVLNGLLRWPLLGTLAILAPLSLIWAWPRKSPA from the coding sequence ATGAGTGAGCAACAGGTCGAGCGCGTCTCGCTGCTCGAGCTGGCCTGGACGTTCAACCACATCGCGCTCGCGTCGTTCGGCGGCGGGCTGTCGGCGTGGTCGCGCGAGGTGCTCGTGGTCGAGAAGGGCTGGCTCGGTGAGGCCGAATTCCTCTCGGCCATGACGATGTGCCGGATCCTGCCCGGCGCCAACCAGGTCAACATGGCGGTGTTCGCGGGCACCAAGATGCGGGGCCTGCCCGGCGCGGTCGCGGCGGTGTTCGGGCTGTGCCTGATGCCCCTGGTGATCGTGCTGGTGATGTCGTTCTTCTACTTCCGCTTCAAGGAAGTCCCTGCCGTCAAAGGTGTGCTGCACGGTGCGTCGGCCGCCGCGGTCGCGCTGACCGTGGCGATGGTGATCAAGACCGGGCGGCAGTGCCTGACGGGCCTGGTGCCGGTGTTGCTGTTCGCCGGGGCGTTCGTGCTCAACGGGCTGCTGCGCTGGCCGCTGCTGGGGACGTTGGCGATCCTGGCCCCGCTGAGCCTGATCTGGGCGTGGCCGCGCAAGAGTCCCGCGTGA